The Candidatus Binatia bacterium genome segment GGGGGTCCTTGCTGACGCTCCCGGCCTTGATGCTGTTTGGTTTGCCCGCGGATTTTGCGAACGGCACCAATCGGGTTGCCGTTCTGGCGCAGGCATTGGCGAGCGTGACGTTTTTCGATCGCGAAGGAAAATTCGACCGGCGAGGTCTGGGCCCCCTCCTGGTGCCTGCCTTGTTGGGGGCCTCGGTGGGGGCCGCGTCAGCCTCCCAGATTCCGGCTTCGTACTTGAAGCCGATTCTGCTTCTGGTCATGACGACGATCGCTCTGACCATGCTCTTTGCTCCGAAGCTGATCGCCCCCGAACCGACCGATGAGGCACCCCGAGCGCCCGACAAGAAGAGTTTCATCACTTTCTTTGCGATCGGCCTCTACGGCGGGTTTGCGCAGGCGGGCGTCGGTATTTTTCTGCTCGCGGGGCTTGGCGGTCTGCTCCGATACGATCTGGTGCACGCGAATGGGATGAAGAGCGCGATCGCTGCCGCTTTCACGGCGCTCTCGCTGCTGATTTTTCTCGCCGCGGGGCAGGTCGAGTGG includes the following:
- a CDS encoding sulfite exporter TauE/SafE family protein, which translates into the protein MELDFLLLALVGIFAGFMNTLAGGGSLLTLPALMLFGLPADFANGTNRVAVLAQALASVTFFDREGKFDRRGLGPLLVPALLGASVGAASASQIPASYLKPILLLVMTTIALTMLFAPKLIAPEPTDEAPRAPDKKSFITFFAIGLYGGFAQAGVGIFLLAGLGGLLRYDLVHANGMKSAIAAAFTALSLLIFLAAGQVEWLPGLALAAGMVLGARVAVFLAIKSGNVLLHRIVLVLVLISCGAAWLN